In Mycetocola zhujimingii, one DNA window encodes the following:
- a CDS encoding TetR family transcriptional regulator, producing MLGQDRSDTPSQSVREHLADAAYPLLDEASIHEVGIRETGIDETAAKQGRRASGVTDNDREFSLNDDLAGAVKGGPEWTFGIVTAGAQRRGTTPESRLLAIFDVFDEWFTRDDHEAQTFISVLLDMEPAHSSGRVSIIHLDRIRMFVLSLARQAGLVDVEEFTLSWHILMKGAILNAADGDTGAASRAREMGRDLIARFSPGSIRAERASGAYDDIDWEVEDAVTARRPRVDSSMTFEDYH from the coding sequence ATGTTGGGCCAGGACAGATCGGACACCCCGTCTCAGTCAGTGCGCGAGCATCTCGCCGATGCGGCCTACCCGCTGCTCGATGAAGCGAGCATCCATGAGGTGGGCATCCGCGAAACTGGCATCGATGAGACGGCCGCGAAACAGGGCCGACGGGCATCCGGGGTAACGGACAACGACCGCGAGTTCTCACTGAACGACGACCTCGCTGGGGCGGTGAAGGGCGGGCCGGAGTGGACCTTCGGGATCGTCACGGCGGGCGCGCAGCGGCGCGGAACCACCCCCGAGAGCAGGTTGCTCGCCATCTTCGACGTTTTCGACGAGTGGTTCACGCGCGACGACCACGAGGCGCAGACATTCATCAGCGTGCTCCTCGACATGGAACCCGCCCACTCGTCAGGGCGGGTCAGCATCATCCACCTCGACCGCATCCGGATGTTCGTCCTCAGCCTTGCCCGCCAGGCGGGTCTCGTCGACGTCGAAGAGTTCACCCTCTCGTGGCACATTCTCATGAAGGGCGCGATCCTCAACGCTGCCGACGGCGACACCGGCGCCGCCAGCAGGGCCCGCGAAATGGGGCGTGACCTCATCGCCCGGTTCTCTCCCGGCAGCATCCGCGCTGAACGAGCCAGCGGCGCATACGACGACATTGACTGGGAAGTCGAGGATGCCGTGACCGCACGTCGGCCACGCGTCGACTCCAGCATGACGTTCGAGGACTACCACTGA
- a CDS encoding siderophore-interacting protein, with the protein MAFSLTRSPRELVFRTARLTRREWLTSSYVRLRFEGADLRGFGSLGSDDHIRVFFPDSESAPDALTGLDPAAVRSVGISREYTPLSWDAEAGILDLEFVLHGDAGIAGPWAATAPVGATVGIGGPRGSLVLDGAPDGWFLAGDESALPAIKRFIGAMSADAVGQVVVEVPDAASEQDLATPGGVRLRWVHRGRAAEGATLGLALDALTEADRPAGEIFAFVAAEQSVMKPGRALFFDRWGLDPATAVVKGYWKRGEAEYHAPH; encoded by the coding sequence ATGGCCTTCTCGCTCACCCGCTCACCCCGCGAGCTTGTCTTTCGCACTGCCCGACTGACGCGCCGTGAGTGGTTGACGTCGTCTTATGTCCGTCTCAGGTTCGAGGGCGCCGATCTCCGCGGCTTCGGATCGCTCGGCTCGGACGACCACATTCGCGTCTTCTTCCCCGATAGCGAGAGTGCGCCGGATGCCCTCACCGGCCTTGATCCCGCCGCTGTCCGCTCCGTCGGGATCAGCCGTGAGTACACCCCGTTGTCCTGGGACGCCGAGGCCGGGATCCTCGATCTCGAGTTCGTGCTTCACGGCGACGCCGGGATCGCGGGCCCCTGGGCGGCAACCGCCCCGGTCGGTGCCACCGTCGGGATCGGCGGCCCTCGCGGTTCGCTCGTGCTCGACGGTGCTCCCGACGGCTGGTTTCTCGCCGGCGACGAATCAGCCCTTCCCGCGATCAAGCGCTTCATTGGGGCGATGAGCGCGGATGCCGTTGGCCAGGTTGTCGTCGAAGTCCCGGATGCCGCGAGCGAGCAGGACCTCGCAACCCCTGGAGGCGTTCGACTGCGCTGGGTGCATCGTGGGCGGGCCGCGGAGGGCGCGACACTCGGCCTGGCCCTCGACGCTCTCACCGAAGCAGACCGGCCCGCCGGGGAGATCTTCGCGTTCGTCGCCGCCGAGCAGTCGGTGATGAAGCCAGGGCGCGCCCTGTTCTTCGACCGGTGGGGCCTCGACCCGGCGACGGCGGTCGTCAAGGGTTACTGGAAACGCGGGGAAGCCGAGTACCACGCCCCGCACTGA
- a CDS encoding siderophore ABC transporter substrate-binding protein: MTHARTRIFSLGILALSGALALSGCASAPAEPAPTKAAATEIDVEHVQGTTEVPLNPETVITFDMASLDTLDALGVKVDGLPQQNVPEYLSEYAGEEYLNAGTLFEPDYEAVNAAEPDLIIVANRSAAAYEELSKIAPTIDLTLDWENYLPSFRTNVETLGEIFEKQDEATTALEEIDGKIEEAKEQATDAGTGLIVMTNAGEITAYGSGSRFGWLHDELGLTPAIDDVDAATHGDPVSPEFILETNPDWLLVIDRDAAIGESGSTARQVLDNEVIAGTTAWQNDQVLYLDSVPFYVVMSGLGAVNQMVDQITDGLK; encoded by the coding sequence ATGACCCATGCCCGCACGCGTATTTTCTCGCTCGGCATCCTCGCCCTCTCCGGCGCTCTTGCCCTCTCGGGGTGCGCATCCGCTCCGGCCGAACCGGCGCCGACAAAGGCCGCGGCCACCGAGATCGATGTCGAGCACGTGCAGGGAACCACCGAGGTTCCGCTGAACCCCGAGACCGTCATTACCTTCGACATGGCCTCCCTCGACACGCTCGACGCGCTCGGCGTGAAGGTCGACGGACTGCCGCAGCAGAACGTTCCCGAGTACCTCAGCGAGTACGCGGGCGAGGAGTATCTCAACGCCGGCACCCTGTTCGAGCCGGACTACGAAGCCGTCAACGCGGCCGAGCCCGACCTCATCATCGTCGCAAACCGCTCGGCTGCGGCGTACGAGGAACTCAGCAAAATCGCCCCGACGATCGACCTCACCCTCGACTGGGAGAACTACCTCCCGAGCTTCCGCACCAACGTTGAGACCCTCGGCGAGATCTTCGAGAAGCAGGACGAAGCAACCACGGCACTCGAAGAGATCGACGGCAAGATCGAGGAGGCGAAGGAACAGGCAACGGATGCCGGTACCGGCCTGATCGTGATGACAAACGCCGGTGAGATCACCGCCTACGGCAGCGGTTCGCGCTTCGGCTGGCTGCACGACGAACTCGGCCTGACGCCCGCCATCGACGACGTCGACGCCGCGACCCACGGCGACCCGGTCTCTCCTGAGTTCATCCTCGAGACCAACCCGGACTGGCTGCTCGTCATCGACCGTGACGCAGCGATCGGCGAGAGCGGTTCAACAGCACGGCAGGTCCTCGACAACGAGGTCATCGCGGGAACCACCGCCTGGCAGAATGACCAGGTCCTCTACCTCGACAGCGTTCCGTTCTACGTTGTCATGAGCGGTCTTGGCGCGGTCAACCAGATGGTCGACCAGATCACGGACGGCCTGAAGTAA
- a CDS encoding ABC transporter permease — translation MRQKSRRTWSRHRSALLLTAAGIAVVLLAALSTFIGVSDVSPLSILEGGPDGKAAQLLVVSRLPRTLALVLTGIAMSIVGLIMQMLVRNKFVEPSTTGTAESAALGLLVVTIFAPTLPLFGKMVVAAVFALAGTGLFLLILRRIPVRSIVLVPLVGIMLGGVIGAVTTFFAYRLDLLQTLGTWMTGDFSGILRGRYELLWLALGMTVIAWIAADRFTVVGLGQEFTTNLGLHYGRVLALGLTIVSVVTAIVIVTAGVIPFLGLIVPNIVSIARGDNVRRSIPWVAMLGAGFVLVCDIIGRVLRFPYEIPLGIVVGVIGSVLFLYLLLRRPSRAH, via the coding sequence GTGCGCCAGAAATCGCGGCGCACGTGGTCCAGGCACCGATCGGCGCTTCTGCTGACCGCCGCCGGCATCGCCGTCGTACTGCTCGCGGCGCTCAGCACCTTCATCGGCGTGAGCGATGTTTCGCCACTGAGCATTCTCGAGGGCGGGCCCGACGGCAAGGCCGCTCAACTGCTCGTCGTGAGCCGCCTCCCCCGCACCCTCGCTCTCGTGCTCACCGGCATCGCCATGTCGATCGTCGGCCTCATCATGCAGATGCTCGTGCGCAACAAGTTCGTCGAGCCATCAACGACCGGAACCGCGGAATCCGCTGCCCTCGGCCTTCTCGTCGTCACGATTTTCGCGCCGACCCTGCCGCTCTTCGGCAAGATGGTCGTTGCCGCGGTCTTCGCCCTCGCCGGCACCGGGCTGTTTCTGCTGATCCTGCGCCGCATCCCGGTGCGCTCGATCGTGCTCGTGCCGCTCGTCGGCATCATGCTCGGTGGGGTGATCGGCGCGGTCACCACCTTCTTCGCGTACCGGCTTGACCTGCTGCAGACTCTCGGCACCTGGATGACCGGCGACTTCTCCGGCATCCTCCGCGGTCGCTATGAGCTGCTCTGGCTCGCCCTCGGGATGACGGTGATCGCCTGGATCGCCGCCGACCGGTTCACCGTCGTTGGCCTCGGCCAGGAGTTCACCACCAACCTCGGCCTGCACTACGGCCGCGTCCTCGCGCTCGGCCTCACCATCGTCTCCGTCGTCACGGCGATCGTTATCGTGACCGCTGGCGTCATCCCCTTCCTCGGGCTCATCGTGCCCAACATCGTGAGTATCGCCAGGGGCGACAACGTGCGCCGCTCCATCCCCTGGGTCGCGATGCTCGGCGCGGGCTTCGTGCTCGTCTGCGACATCATCGGCCGCGTGCTCCGGTTCCCCTACGAGATCCCGCTCGGCATCGTCGTCGGCGTAATCGGCTCTGTGCTGTTCCTCTACCTGCTGCTGCGGAGGCCGTCCCGTGCCCACTGA
- a CDS encoding iron chelate uptake ABC transporter family permease subunit has protein sequence MPTDTLAPSRTDTVLAYTRRPGVRLWILAVLAAASVVVFLTVGITGSWDFAVPFRARKVYAMVLVAFAIGVSTVLFQTITDNRILTPSIMGFDSLYLLIQTLVVFVFGASALATADEQVKWVVEVAVMVAFSTLLFRWIFAGAKRSIYLLVLVGIVFGTLFRSLSSMMQRMLDPASFAVLSDASFASFNAVDVELMLLAAIAILLVSLVGIRMMRVFDVIGLGESHAIGLGVNHRRVVTVMLVLIAVLVSVSTALVGPITFFGLIVSNLAYTLLGSSRHALVLPATVLLGVICLVGGQFILEHVFALDTALSVVIEFAGGILFLVLLLKRGVR, from the coding sequence GTGCCCACTGACACCCTCGCCCCGAGCCGTACCGACACGGTTCTCGCCTACACCCGTCGCCCGGGCGTGCGACTCTGGATCCTCGCCGTCCTGGCCGCGGCATCCGTCGTCGTGTTTCTCACGGTCGGGATCACGGGCAGCTGGGACTTCGCGGTGCCGTTTCGCGCCCGCAAGGTCTACGCCATGGTGCTCGTCGCGTTCGCGATCGGGGTGTCGACGGTGCTGTTCCAGACCATCACCGACAACCGCATTCTCACGCCGTCGATCATGGGTTTCGACTCGCTCTACCTGCTGATCCAGACCCTCGTCGTGTTCGTATTCGGCGCCTCCGCGCTCGCGACCGCTGACGAGCAGGTGAAGTGGGTGGTCGAGGTCGCGGTGATGGTGGCGTTCTCGACGCTGCTGTTTCGCTGGATCTTTGCGGGCGCCAAACGCAGCATCTACCTGCTCGTTCTCGTCGGAATCGTCTTCGGAACGCTCTTTCGCAGCCTCTCATCGATGATGCAGCGGATGCTTGATCCCGCGTCGTTCGCGGTGCTCTCGGATGCCTCCTTCGCCAGTTTCAATGCGGTCGACGTCGAACTCATGCTGCTGGCGGCGATCGCAATCCTGCTGGTCAGCCTCGTGGGGATCCGGATGATGCGGGTATTCGACGTGATCGGACTCGGGGAGAGCCACGCGATCGGGCTCGGTGTGAACCATCGCCGGGTCGTGACGGTCATGCTCGTGCTCATCGCCGTGCTGGTCTCGGTGTCGACCGCACTGGTCGGCCCCATCACCTTCTTCGGGCTCATTGTGTCGAACCTGGCCTACACGCTGCTCGGTTCGTCGCGGCACGCGCTCGTTCTGCCGGCCACGGTACTGCTCGGTGTGATTTGCCTCGTCGGTGGACAGTTCATTCTTGAGCACGTGTTCGCGCTGGACACGGCGCTGAGCGTCGTGATCGAGTTCGCCGGCGGCATCCTGTTTCTTGTTCTGCTGTTGAAAAGAGGAGTGCGATGA
- a CDS encoding ABC transporter ATP-binding protein, with amino-acid sequence MISISRVTKRYGRQAVVDDVSLELGGCGVTSIIGPNGAGKSTLLSMIGRLLPVDDGSISIDGLDVKTTSGSVLATKVAVLRQDNHLAARLTVQDLVSFGRYPYSKGRLTTIDRDAIARAIGYLDLTPFVDRFLDELSGGQRQRAFIAMVIAQDTDYVLLDEPLNNLDLRHAVEIMKLLRTAADDMGKRIVLVMHDINFASVYSDEIVAMRDGRVVLHGTSESVMRSEVLSSIYDVDIDVREVDGERIGYYYR; translated from the coding sequence ATGATCTCGATCTCGCGAGTGACGAAACGATACGGCCGGCAGGCGGTCGTCGACGACGTATCGCTCGAGCTTGGCGGGTGCGGGGTGACGTCGATCATCGGGCCCAACGGGGCCGGCAAGTCCACGTTGCTCTCGATGATCGGGCGGCTGCTGCCGGTCGACGACGGGTCGATCTCGATCGACGGGCTCGACGTGAAAACGACGTCGGGTTCGGTGCTCGCGACGAAGGTCGCCGTGTTGCGGCAGGACAACCACCTCGCTGCGCGACTGACCGTGCAGGATCTCGTGTCATTTGGGCGTTACCCGTACTCGAAGGGCCGGCTCACCACCATCGACCGCGATGCGATCGCCCGGGCGATCGGCTACCTCGACCTGACCCCGTTCGTGGACCGGTTCCTCGACGAGCTGTCCGGCGGGCAGCGGCAGCGCGCCTTCATCGCGATGGTCATCGCTCAGGACACCGACTATGTGCTGCTCGACGAGCCGCTCAACAACCTCGACCTGCGGCACGCCGTCGAGATTATGAAGCTCTTGCGGACCGCGGCCGACGACATGGGCAAACGCATCGTGCTTGTGATGCACGACATCAACTTCGCGTCGGTGTACTCCGACGAGATCGTCGCAATGCGCGACGGCAGGGTGGTGCTGCACGGTACGTCGGAGTCCGTCATGCGGTCGGAGGTGCTCAGCTCGATCTACGACGTCGACATCGATGTGCGGGAAGTCGACGGGGAGCGGATCGGGTACTACTACCGGTAG
- a CDS encoding Gfo/Idh/MocA family protein — MTTIAIIGAGYMGHTHAAAFAALGHADDIAYVCSPTATALADAPNAEYVPDLNIVLADPAVDVVSICTPTPTHRDIAVRALGAGKHVLLEKPIALSTTDALAISAAARLSGRVLMVAHVVRFFEGYRRARADVDAGRIGTVLSARARRLITKPGQGWWHDDTKSGGPVVDVGIHDFDQLNLFLGTPIAVTARARDPLGPIETTIDYESGALGQVLTFADLPEGAPFTTGLELLGSDGLLDYDFAADAPTASTPDSGVNSYRLATPAGSTADTLSRLDHYTRQAEYFLECVRNGTDPVFCPTASAVLALDVALAARQSLLSGETVLLEARA, encoded by the coding sequence ATGACCACCATCGCGATCATCGGCGCGGGCTACATGGGCCACACCCACGCGGCCGCATTCGCCGCGCTCGGTCACGCCGACGACATCGCGTACGTGTGCAGCCCGACGGCCACAGCCCTCGCCGACGCCCCGAACGCGGAGTACGTCCCCGATCTCAACATCGTGCTCGCCGACCCCGCCGTCGACGTCGTGTCGATCTGCACCCCGACGCCCACCCACAGGGACATCGCGGTGCGGGCACTGGGAGCAGGCAAGCACGTGCTGCTCGAGAAACCCATCGCCCTCTCAACCACCGACGCGCTCGCGATTTCCGCCGCGGCCCGCCTGAGTGGCCGCGTCCTCATGGTCGCCCACGTGGTCCGGTTCTTCGAGGGCTATCGTCGCGCTCGCGCCGACGTCGATGCGGGCCGGATCGGCACGGTGCTCTCGGCCCGCGCCCGCCGCCTCATCACGAAACCGGGCCAGGGCTGGTGGCACGACGACACGAAGTCGGGCGGTCCTGTCGTCGACGTGGGCATCCACGACTTCGACCAGCTCAACCTCTTTCTCGGCACACCGATCGCCGTCACGGCCCGCGCGCGCGACCCCCTCGGCCCGATCGAGACCACGATCGACTATGAGTCGGGTGCGCTCGGCCAGGTGCTGACGTTCGCCGACCTGCCCGAGGGCGCGCCGTTCACCACGGGACTCGAGCTTCTCGGCAGCGACGGGCTGCTCGACTACGATTTCGCCGCGGATGCCCCCACCGCGTCGACACCGGACTCTGGCGTCAACTCGTATCGGCTGGCAACACCCGCCGGCAGCACGGCCGACACTCTGTCGCGACTCGACCACTACACCCGGCAGGCAGAGTACTTCCTCGAGTGCGTGCGAAACGGGACCGATCCCGTGTTCTGTCCGACGGCATCCGCAGTTCTGGCCCTCGACGTCGCACTCGCCGCACGCCAGTCGCTTCTGAGCGGCGAGACCGTGCTGCTCGAGGCGCGCGCCTGA
- a CDS encoding GntR family transcriptional regulator, whose translation MWIDDIAANSINHSNPAPLHSQLSGILRANIADGSLPPGSQLPTENELQDKFGISRSVVRQALASLSADGLIQRGRGRGSVVAPHVEHHRHVQRMPGLSAQISSTAAPVSTEVLALGPGTDARAAAALGTADLLELRRRRSTEGETIAVIQTWLPLALAGSLRADDLTDASLHAILRTRFGVPVTAGRRQVRAIPASERLARELAVAVGSPLLLLEGTSLDDHGTPVEYFSTWHRGDRVVFDVDVVSDGQARLADAPPTAGAGVGSGSPPSTAAERVRQLAAELESLADEL comes from the coding sequence ATGTGGATCGATGACATCGCCGCGAACTCGATCAACCACAGCAATCCGGCTCCGCTGCACAGCCAGCTGAGTGGCATCCTGCGGGCGAATATCGCTGATGGCTCTCTGCCGCCAGGCTCACAACTGCCGACCGAGAACGAACTGCAGGACAAGTTCGGGATCTCTCGGTCGGTGGTTCGCCAGGCCCTGGCCTCGCTCAGCGCCGACGGTCTGATCCAGCGCGGTCGCGGGCGGGGCAGCGTCGTCGCTCCGCACGTCGAACACCACCGCCACGTGCAGCGGATGCCCGGGCTGTCGGCTCAGATCTCGAGCACAGCGGCCCCCGTCTCGACCGAGGTTCTTGCCCTCGGGCCCGGCACGGACGCGCGGGCGGCTGCGGCGCTCGGCACCGCCGACCTGCTCGAGCTGCGCCGTCGCCGGTCGACCGAGGGGGAGACCATCGCGGTCATCCAGACCTGGCTGCCGCTCGCGCTGGCCGGTTCACTTCGCGCGGACGACCTGACGGATGCCTCGCTGCACGCGATCCTGCGCACGCGCTTCGGCGTTCCGGTCACGGCCGGCCGTCGTCAGGTGCGAGCCATTCCGGCGTCCGAGCGGCTGGCTCGTGAGCTTGCCGTCGCCGTCGGGTCGCCGCTGCTGCTGCTCGAGGGGACCAGCCTCGACGATCACGGCACACCCGTCGAGTACTTCTCGACCTGGCATCGCGGTGACCGGGTTGTGTTCGACGTCGATGTGGTCAGTGACGGGCAGGCCCGTCTTGCTGACGCGCCGCCCACCGCGGGAGCCGGTGTCGGGTCCGGGTCGCCCCCGTCGACCGCTGCCGAGCGGGTCCGCCAGCTTGCCGCCGAACTCGAATCGCTCGCCGACGAGCTCTAA
- the pdxA gene encoding 4-hydroxythreonine-4-phosphate dehydrogenase PdxA translates to MTLPKLALTLGDVAGIGPEITAKSLLGHDDLREKCVPIVIGDEASMRRGVVNVGGNPGAVRVIASPAEATNTPGIIELIQVGPSLESVELGVLSAEAGDGSYRFVVEACRLARNGEVDGIVTAPLNKAAMHAGGHNFPGHTELLAHEFGVSNYSLVLSAGELYFFHLTTHVSMRQAIEDITFDRTLSVLKLAGAFARSMGKPDELIGLAGLNPHAGENRLFGDEDADILAPAVEAARKAGLNVQGPLPGDALIPAAVRGKVNLAVVCYHDQGQAPFKAVYGDDGVNITVGLPVVRVSVDHGTAFDIAGKGIAREASLVLSLERAATLAPGWDHVWRTSQEA, encoded by the coding sequence ATGACACTGCCCAAGCTCGCACTCACGCTCGGAGACGTCGCCGGAATCGGCCCCGAGATCACCGCGAAGTCGCTTCTCGGCCACGACGACCTGCGAGAGAAGTGCGTTCCCATCGTCATCGGCGATGAGGCATCGATGCGCCGCGGCGTTGTGAATGTCGGCGGAAACCCGGGTGCCGTTCGCGTCATCGCATCCCCGGCCGAGGCCACCAACACCCCGGGCATCATCGAACTGATCCAGGTCGGTCCGTCACTCGAGAGCGTCGAACTCGGTGTCCTCAGCGCCGAAGCCGGCGACGGCTCGTACCGCTTCGTCGTCGAGGCCTGCCGGCTCGCGCGCAACGGAGAGGTCGACGGCATCGTCACTGCTCCGCTCAACAAGGCGGCGATGCACGCTGGCGGTCACAACTTCCCCGGCCACACCGAGCTGCTCGCGCACGAGTTCGGTGTCAGCAACTACTCGCTCGTGCTCTCAGCCGGCGAGCTCTACTTCTTCCACCTCACCACACACGTCTCGATGCGTCAGGCGATCGAGGACATCACCTTCGACCGCACGCTCAGCGTGCTCAAGCTTGCCGGCGCGTTTGCCCGTTCGATGGGCAAGCCCGACGAGCTCATCGGCCTCGCGGGCCTCAACCCGCACGCCGGAGAGAACCGCCTGTTCGGCGACGAGGATGCCGACATCCTGGCGCCCGCCGTTGAAGCCGCCCGCAAGGCTGGACTCAACGTTCAGGGCCCGCTTCCGGGCGACGCACTGATCCCCGCCGCCGTTCGCGGCAAGGTCAACCTCGCCGTGGTCTGCTACCACGACCAGGGCCAGGCCCCCTTCAAGGCGGTCTACGGCGACGACGGCGTCAACATCACCGTCGGCCTGCCCGTCGTCCGCGTCTCGGTCGATCACGGCACCGCCTTCGACATCGCCGGCAAGGGAATCGCCCGCGAAGCGAGCCTCGTGCTTTCCCTCGAGCGCGCGGCCACGCTCGCACCGGGCTGGGACCACGTGTGGCGCACCTCGCAGGAGGCCTGA
- a CDS encoding four-carbon acid sugar kinase family protein: MTVTDSPLLIQRTTLAAPAGIVADDLTGATDSAVQFARVGWTARLALTSPAAGTADTLAGSVTAVITDARAQDSETANEGTALAVTGLMASGIERLFVKVDSTLRGSVIDQVTGALSSWSVRHPDALAVVCSAYPAMGRTIESGQLLVHGAGVHTTAIGRDPVTPVTTSAVAELLPGSVALRLTSASAAENAAQLQAAAVSSRIVAVDAVTDADLSTLAEAIALLGPRAIPTGAAGLAIAMSHVWASEDAATVDPDGHAESAETAAIQRVVVVVSSLHDVSRAQVDELMAQLPRDAVRTLTPTLEQALTPASTAAWAERELAGSPELPAVVVIASPSERPARDVGQSKAPASDLIAQSLAIISDAVISESPVGAIVLLGGEGARAVLATLGAESLVVRDTVREGIPIGVLEGGKADGITIVTKAGGFGTPTSVAEIVQELFTTADAHDLFSGANTEGTLS; the protein is encoded by the coding sequence ATGACTGTGACCGACAGCCCGCTTCTCATCCAGCGCACGACCCTCGCGGCTCCCGCTGGGATCGTCGCCGACGACCTCACCGGTGCCACCGACTCCGCCGTGCAGTTCGCGCGGGTCGGCTGGACGGCGCGGTTGGCGCTGACCAGTCCCGCCGCCGGTACGGCTGACACGCTGGCGGGTTCGGTTACGGCCGTGATTACGGATGCTCGCGCACAGGATTCCGAGACAGCGAACGAGGGCACCGCACTCGCGGTGACCGGGCTGATGGCATCCGGGATCGAGCGGCTCTTCGTGAAGGTCGACTCGACACTGCGCGGCTCGGTCATCGACCAGGTCACCGGCGCGCTGTCGTCGTGGTCGGTCCGTCATCCGGATGCTCTCGCCGTGGTCTGCTCGGCCTATCCGGCGATGGGACGCACGATTGAGAGTGGCCAGCTGCTGGTTCACGGAGCCGGGGTTCACACCACGGCGATCGGCCGTGATCCGGTGACGCCCGTCACGACGAGTGCCGTCGCTGAGCTGCTCCCCGGCAGCGTGGCGCTGCGCCTCACCAGCGCGAGTGCGGCCGAGAACGCCGCGCAGCTTCAGGCCGCAGCGGTGTCCTCGCGAATCGTCGCGGTGGATGCGGTGACCGACGCCGATCTCTCCACTCTGGCCGAGGCGATCGCGCTTCTCGGCCCGAGGGCGATCCCCACCGGCGCGGCAGGCCTCGCGATCGCCATGTCCCATGTCTGGGCATCGGAAGACGCGGCAACCGTAGACCCCGACGGCCACGCCGAGAGCGCCGAAACCGCGGCGATCCAACGCGTCGTTGTCGTCGTCAGCTCGCTCCACGATGTGTCGCGGGCGCAGGTCGATGAGCTGATGGCTCAGCTGCCGCGCGACGCCGTCCGGACCCTGACTCCGACGCTCGAACAGGCACTTACTCCCGCGTCGACGGCTGCGTGGGCCGAGCGTGAACTCGCGGGTTCGCCGGAGCTGCCCGCCGTCGTCGTGATCGCGTCACCGTCCGAACGCCCGGCGCGGGATGTGGGCCAGTCGAAGGCTCCGGCATCCGATCTCATCGCTCAGAGCCTCGCGATCATCTCCGACGCTGTCATCAGTGAATCCCCCGTCGGTGCGATTGTTCTGCTCGGTGGCGAGGGGGCGCGCGCGGTGCTCGCCACGCTCGGCGCCGAATCACTGGTGGTCCGCGACACCGTTCGCGAGGGTATCCCGATCGGGGTCCTCGAGGGTGGAAAAGCCGACGGCATCACCATCGTGACGAAGGCGGGCGGGTTCGGTACGCCGACATCCGTCGCCGAGATCGTCCAGGAACTCTTTACCACTGCCGATGCGCACGATCTTTTCTCGGGCGCCAACACCGAAGGAACACTGTCATGA
- a CDS encoding 2-keto-3-deoxygluconate permease, producing MEAGSHVKSRVPLFDGMNKIPGGLMLIPLILGSIVGTFFPAFLDLGNFTTALFKDSALPLIGLLIFATGMQITLKTSGPVLATTGTILLMKSIIPAALVVLLGQFVGLDGVLGVSILALIVMMDNSNGGLWLAFTGRYGDARDRGAYMASAINDGPFFTMLFLGVAGLADIPFTLLLAAVIPLLAGVLVGNLDARWTEIMRPVPNMVIPFFAFALGTGINLGNVVTGGLSGLVVGAIATLFTGTLAYFGYRFILRRGRKSGIGIAAATTAGNAIATPAIIAAADPTFAPYMEVATAQVASAVLVSAVLAPLLAAWVLKREGGIDAPEAENAGIGSDNADAVTSGSDSADASARKRSTDGV from the coding sequence ATGGAAGCCGGATCGCACGTCAAGAGCCGAGTACCGCTGTTCGACGGGATGAACAAAATCCCGGGTGGCCTCATGCTCATCCCGCTCATTCTCGGCTCGATTGTCGGAACGTTCTTCCCCGCGTTCCTCGACCTCGGCAACTTCACCACGGCCCTGTTCAAGGACAGTGCGCTGCCGCTCATCGGACTTCTGATCTTCGCAACGGGAATGCAGATCACCCTCAAGACGTCGGGACCTGTCCTCGCGACAACGGGCACCATCCTCCTGATGAAGTCCATCATCCCGGCAGCGCTCGTCGTGCTGCTCGGCCAGTTCGTCGGCCTCGACGGTGTCCTCGGCGTCTCGATCCTCGCCCTCATCGTCATGATGGACAACAGCAACGGTGGTCTCTGGCTCGCCTTCACCGGTCGCTACGGTGACGCCCGCGACCGCGGTGCGTACATGGCATCCGCCATCAATGACGGCCCGTTCTTCACCATGCTGTTCCTCGGCGTTGCCGGCCTCGCCGACATCCCGTTCACCCTGCTGCTCGCCGCGGTCATCCCGCTGCTCGCCGGCGTGCTCGTCGGAAACCTCGATGCGCGCTGGACCGAGATCATGCGTCCGGTCCCGAACATGGTCATCCCGTTCTTCGCCTTCGCACTCGGCACGGGCATCAACCTCGGAAACGTCGTCACCGGCGGTCTCTCCGGCCTCGTCGTCGGCGCGATCGCCACGCTCTTCACCGGAACGCTCGCCTACTTCGGCTACCGCTTCATCCTGCGCCGCGGCCGCAAGTCCGGCATCGGGATCGCTGCAGCGACGACCGCAGGAAACGCGATTGCCACACCGGCCATCATCGCCGCCGCCGACCCGACCTTCGCTCCGTACATGGAGGTCGCAACCGCACAGGTGGCATCCGCTGTTCTCGTCTCCGCGGTGCTCGCCCCGCTGCTCGCTGCCTGGGTGCTCAAGCGCGAGGGTGGCATCGACGCCCCCGAGGCTGAGAACGCGGGGATCGGCTCTGACAACGCGGATGCCGTCACGTCCGGCTCCGACAGCGCTGATGCTTCCGCTCGAAAGCGGAGCACCGACGGGGTATGA